One Cervus canadensis isolate Bull #8, Minnesota chromosome 1, ASM1932006v1, whole genome shotgun sequence genomic window carries:
- the LOC122441757 gene encoding 2',3'-cyclic-nucleotide 3'-phosphodiesterase: MSRGFSRKSQTFLPKVFFRKMSSSGAKDKPELQFPFLQDEETVATLQDCKTLFILRGLPGSGKSTLARSIVDRYRDGTKMVSADSYKITPGARGAFSEEYKRLDEDLAAYCRRDVRILVLDDTNHERERLEQLFELADQYQYQVVLVEPKTAWRLDCAQLKEKNQWQLSADDLKKLKPGLEKDFLPLYFGWFLTKKSSEALRKTGQTFLEELGNHKAFKKELRHFVSGDEPREKIELLTYFGKRPPGVLHCTTKFCDYGKAAGAEEYAQQDVVKKSYGKAFMLTISALFVTPKTTGARVELSEQELALWPSDVDKLSPSDNLPRGSRAHITLGCAGDVEAVQTGIDLLEIVRQEKGGSRGEEVGELSRGKLYSLGSGRWMLSLAKKMEVRAIFTGYYGKGKAVPIRSGRKGGSLQSCTII, encoded by the exons ATG AGTAGAGGCTTCTCCCGAAAGAGCCAGACGTTCCTGCCCAAGGTCTTCTTCCGCAAAATGTCATCCTCAGGGGCCAAGGACAAGCCGGAGCTGCAGTTTCCCTTTCTGCAGGATGAGGAGACGGTGGCCACGCTGCAGGATTGCAAGACGCTCTTCATCCTGCGAGGCCTGCCTGGGAGCGGCAAGTCCACGCTGGCCCGGTCCATTGTGGACAGGTACCGGGATGGCACCAAGATGGTGTCTGCCGACAGCTACAAGATCACCCCCGGTGCCCGGGGGGCCTTCTCCGAGGAGTACAAGCGGCTGGACGAGGACCTGGCTGCCTACTGTCGCCGGGACGTCCGGATCCTGGTGCTGGATGATACCAACCATGAGCGGGAGCGGCTGGAGCAGCTCTTTGAGCTGGCTGACCAGTACCAGtaccaggtggtgctggtggagCCCAAGACGGCCTGGCGGCTGGACTGTGCCCAGCTCAAGGAGAAGAACCAGTGGCAGCTGTCCGCAGACgatctgaagaagctgaagcctGGGCTGGAGAAGGACTTCCTGCCCCTCTACTTCGGCTGGTTCCTGACCAAGAAGAGTTCCGAGGCCCTCCGCAAAACTGGCCAGACCTTCCTGGAGGAGCTGGGCAACCACAAGGCCTTCAAGAAGGAGCTGCGACACT TTGTCTCTGGGGATGAGCCCAGGGAGAAGATTGAACTGCTCACCTACTTCGGGAAGAGACCGCCGGGCGTGCTGCACTGCACAACCAAGTTCTGTGACTACGGGAAGGCCGCTGGGGCAGAGGAGTATGCCCAGCAAGAT GTAGTGAAGAAATCCTACGGCAAGGCCTTCATGCTGACCATCTCGGCCCTCTTCGTGACACCCAAGACGACGGGAGCCAGGGTAGAGCTGAGCGAGCAGGAGCTGGCCTTGTGGCCGAGCGACGTGGACAAGCTGTCCCCCTCTGACAACCTGCCACGGGGCAGCCGCGCACACATCACCCTGGGCTGCGCGGGCGACGTGGAGGCCGTGCAGACGGGCATTGACCTGCTAGAGATTGTGcggcaggagaaggggggcagCCGCGGCGAGGAGGTGGGTGAGCTCAGCCGGGGCAAGCTCTACTCCCTGGGCAGCGGGCGCTGGATGCTGAGCCTGGCCAAGAAGATGGAGGTCAGGGCCATCTTTACGGGGTACTACGGGAAGGGCAAGGCCGTGCCCATACGCAGCGGCCGCAAGGGTGGATCCCTCCAGTCCTGTACCATCATCTGA
- the ODAD4 gene encoding outer dynein arm-docking complex subunit 4 isoform X1 → MADPENEVLRSTFPSYMAEGERLYLCGEFAKAAHSFSNALHLQSGDKNCLVARSKCFLKMGELEKSLEDAEASLQGDPTFCKGILQKAETLYTMGDFEFALVFYHRGYKLRPDREFKVGIQKAQEAINNSVGSPSSIKLENKGDLSFLSKQAESKRAQQKPHLVRQLVHHPKRESKRKGSLKSEKIVRQLLGELYVDKEYLEKLLLDEDLIKGTIKHGLTVEDLIMTGINYLDTRSDFWRQQKPIYARERDRKLMQEKWLRDRKRRPSQTARYILKSLEDIDMLLTSGSAEGSLQKAEKVLKKVLEWNKEEVPNKDELVGNLYSCIGNAQIELGQMVAALQSHRKDLEIAKEYDLPDAKSRALDNIGRVFARVGKFQQAIDTWEEKIPLAKTTLEKTWLFHEIGRCYLELDQAWEAQSYGEKSQQCAEEEGDMEWQLNASVLVAQAQVKLRDFESAVNNFEKALERAKLVHNNEAQQAIINALDDANKGIIDELKKTNYRDILKEKKEKENATMLDGQTRTAKEKETRKTKDEPEKVMKQWEQEQTEKQPQGVLSKETLGVTARRPEERQREDPGKASWRKELGAKVRSPGDTAKGQFGEAGRTEENREETREIYRRPSELDQNLSDESSPRESEGLEKRLSKTDGGESEALGKTESGEIKEMEITENSEKIEKDEKEDEPID, encoded by the exons ATGGCGGACCCAGAAAATGAAGTCTTGCGAAGCACCTTTCCATCTTACATGGCGGAGGGCGAGCGGCTGTATCTATGCGGGGAGTTCGCTAAAGCCGCCCATAGCTTCAGCAAT GCTCTTCACCTTCAGAGCGGAGATAAGAACTGCTTGGTTGCCCGCTCCAAGTGCTTCCTCAAGATGGGAGAGCTGGAAAAATCCCTGGAAGATGCTGAGGCTTCACTCCAGGGTGACCCAACTTTCTGCAAG GGGATTTTACAAAAGGCCGAGACCCTGTACACCATGGGCGACTTTGAATTTGCCTTGGTATTCTACCATCGGGGCTACAAGCTGAGGCCTGATCGGGAATTCAAAGTTGGAATTCAGAAAGCTCAGGAAGCCATCAACAACTCGGTGGGAA GTCCCTCTTCTATTAAACTGGAGAACAAAGGGGACCTGTCCTTCTTAAGCAAGCAGGCCGAG AGTAAGCGAGCCCAGCAGAAGCCTCATCTCGTGAGACAGCTTGTACACCACCCCAAGAGAGAGAGCAAGCGGAAGGGCTCGCTCAAGAGCGAGAAGATTGTCCGCCAGCTCCTGGGCGAACTCTACGTGGACAAGGAGTATCTGGAGAAGCTCCTGTTGGACGAAG ATCTGATCAAAGGCACCATCAAGCATGGCCTGACCGTGGAGGACCTCATCATGACGGGCATCAACTACCTGGACACGCGCAGTGACTTCTGGCGGCAGCAGAAGCCCATCTACGCCAGGGAGCGGGACCGGAAATTGATGCAAGAGAAGTGGCTGCGGGACCGCAAACGCCGTCCCTCGCAGACAGCCCGCTACATCCTCAAGAGTCTGGAGGACATTGACATGT TGCTGACTAGCGGCAGTGCTGAAGGCAGCCTTCAGAAAGCTGAGAAAGTGCTGAAGAAGGTGCTGGAATGGAACAAAGAGGAGGTGCCCAACAAGGATGAACTGGTGGGAAACCTGTACAGCTGCATAGGGAATGCCCAGATCGAGCTGGGTCAGATGGTGGCGGCCCTGCAGAGCCACAGGAAGGACCTGGAGATCGCCAAGGAGTA TGATCTTCCTGATGCCAAGTCCAGAGCCTTGGACAACATTGGCAGGGTTTTTGCCAGAGTCGGGAAATTCCAACAAGCCATTGACAC gtgggaggagaagatcCCTCTGGCCAAAACCACCCTGGAGAAGACCTGGCTGTTCCATGAGATTGGCCGCTGCTACCTGGAGCTAGACCAGGCCTGGGAGGCCCAGAGCTACGGTGAGAAGTCCCAGCAGTGCGCCGAGGAAGAAGGGGACATGGAATGGCAGCTGAACGCCAGCGTTCTGGTGGCGCAGGCCCAAG TGAAGCTGAGGGACTTCGAATCGGCCGTGAACAACTTTGAGAAGGCCCTGGAGAGAGCGAAGCTGGTCCATAACAACGAGGCGCAGCAGGCCATCATCAAC GCCTTGGATGATGCCAACAAGGGCATCATTGATGAGCTGAAGAAAACCAACTACAGGGATATACtcaaagaaaagaaggagaaag AAAATGCCACTATGTTGGATGGTCAAACACGGACGGCAAAGGAGAAGGAAACgaggaaaacaaaagatgaaCCTGAGAAGGTGATGAAGCAGTGGGAGCAGGAGCAAACGGAGAAACAGCCCCAAGGTGTCTTGTCTAAGGAAACTCTGGGGGTCACAGCTAGGCGACcagaagagaggcagagagaagaccCAGGAAAAGCCTCATGGAGGAAAGAATTGGGCGCAAAGGTGAGAAGTCCAGGAGACACTGCCAAAGGACAGTTTGGAGAAGCAGGCAGGACAGAAGAGAACAGAGAGGAAACCAGGGAAATTTACAGGAGGCCTTCAGAACTGGATCAAAACCTTTCAGATGAATCAAGCCCAAGGGAATCAGAAGGACTAGAGAAGAGACTTTCAAAAACTGACGGAGGAGAGTCGGAAGCACTGGGGAAAACGGAAtcaggagaaataaaagaaatggaaataacagaaaattctgaaaaaatagaaaaagatgaaaaggaagatgAACCCATTGACTAG
- the ODAD4 gene encoding outer dynein arm-docking complex subunit 4 isoform X2: MADPENEVLRSTFPSYMAEGERLYLCGEFAKAAHSFSNALHLQSGDKNCLVARSKCFLKMGELEKSLEDAEASLQGDPTFCKGILQKAETLYTMGDFEFALVFYHRGYKLRPDREFKVGIQKAQEAINNSVGNLIKGTIKHGLTVEDLIMTGINYLDTRSDFWRQQKPIYARERDRKLMQEKWLRDRKRRPSQTARYILKSLEDIDMLLTSGSAEGSLQKAEKVLKKVLEWNKEEVPNKDELVGNLYSCIGNAQIELGQMVAALQSHRKDLEIAKEYDLPDAKSRALDNIGRVFARVGKFQQAIDTWEEKIPLAKTTLEKTWLFHEIGRCYLELDQAWEAQSYGEKSQQCAEEEGDMEWQLNASVLVAQAQVKLRDFESAVNNFEKALERAKLVHNNEAQQAIINALDDANKGIIDELKKTNYRDILKEKKEKENATMLDGQTRTAKEKETRKTKDEPEKVMKQWEQEQTEKQPQGVLSKETLGVTARRPEERQREDPGKASWRKELGAKVRSPGDTAKGQFGEAGRTEENREETREIYRRPSELDQNLSDESSPRESEGLEKRLSKTDGGESEALGKTESGEIKEMEITENSEKIEKDEKEDEPID, encoded by the exons ATGGCGGACCCAGAAAATGAAGTCTTGCGAAGCACCTTTCCATCTTACATGGCGGAGGGCGAGCGGCTGTATCTATGCGGGGAGTTCGCTAAAGCCGCCCATAGCTTCAGCAAT GCTCTTCACCTTCAGAGCGGAGATAAGAACTGCTTGGTTGCCCGCTCCAAGTGCTTCCTCAAGATGGGAGAGCTGGAAAAATCCCTGGAAGATGCTGAGGCTTCACTCCAGGGTGACCCAACTTTCTGCAAG GGGATTTTACAAAAGGCCGAGACCCTGTACACCATGGGCGACTTTGAATTTGCCTTGGTATTCTACCATCGGGGCTACAAGCTGAGGCCTGATCGGGAATTCAAAGTTGGAATTCAGAAAGCTCAGGAAGCCATCAACAACTCGGTGGGAA ATCTGATCAAAGGCACCATCAAGCATGGCCTGACCGTGGAGGACCTCATCATGACGGGCATCAACTACCTGGACACGCGCAGTGACTTCTGGCGGCAGCAGAAGCCCATCTACGCCAGGGAGCGGGACCGGAAATTGATGCAAGAGAAGTGGCTGCGGGACCGCAAACGCCGTCCCTCGCAGACAGCCCGCTACATCCTCAAGAGTCTGGAGGACATTGACATGT TGCTGACTAGCGGCAGTGCTGAAGGCAGCCTTCAGAAAGCTGAGAAAGTGCTGAAGAAGGTGCTGGAATGGAACAAAGAGGAGGTGCCCAACAAGGATGAACTGGTGGGAAACCTGTACAGCTGCATAGGGAATGCCCAGATCGAGCTGGGTCAGATGGTGGCGGCCCTGCAGAGCCACAGGAAGGACCTGGAGATCGCCAAGGAGTA TGATCTTCCTGATGCCAAGTCCAGAGCCTTGGACAACATTGGCAGGGTTTTTGCCAGAGTCGGGAAATTCCAACAAGCCATTGACAC gtgggaggagaagatcCCTCTGGCCAAAACCACCCTGGAGAAGACCTGGCTGTTCCATGAGATTGGCCGCTGCTACCTGGAGCTAGACCAGGCCTGGGAGGCCCAGAGCTACGGTGAGAAGTCCCAGCAGTGCGCCGAGGAAGAAGGGGACATGGAATGGCAGCTGAACGCCAGCGTTCTGGTGGCGCAGGCCCAAG TGAAGCTGAGGGACTTCGAATCGGCCGTGAACAACTTTGAGAAGGCCCTGGAGAGAGCGAAGCTGGTCCATAACAACGAGGCGCAGCAGGCCATCATCAAC GCCTTGGATGATGCCAACAAGGGCATCATTGATGAGCTGAAGAAAACCAACTACAGGGATATACtcaaagaaaagaaggagaaag AAAATGCCACTATGTTGGATGGTCAAACACGGACGGCAAAGGAGAAGGAAACgaggaaaacaaaagatgaaCCTGAGAAGGTGATGAAGCAGTGGGAGCAGGAGCAAACGGAGAAACAGCCCCAAGGTGTCTTGTCTAAGGAAACTCTGGGGGTCACAGCTAGGCGACcagaagagaggcagagagaagaccCAGGAAAAGCCTCATGGAGGAAAGAATTGGGCGCAAAGGTGAGAAGTCCAGGAGACACTGCCAAAGGACAGTTTGGAGAAGCAGGCAGGACAGAAGAGAACAGAGAGGAAACCAGGGAAATTTACAGGAGGCCTTCAGAACTGGATCAAAACCTTTCAGATGAATCAAGCCCAAGGGAATCAGAAGGACTAGAGAAGAGACTTTCAAAAACTGACGGAGGAGAGTCGGAAGCACTGGGGAAAACGGAAtcaggagaaataaaagaaatggaaataacagaaaattctgaaaaaatagaaaaagatgaaaaggaagatgAACCCATTGACTAG